The following are encoded in a window of Rubellicoccus peritrichatus genomic DNA:
- a CDS encoding methyl-accepting chemotaxis protein, with translation MGLFQFKSLRSQIAVIVSVPVITTLVVISSILLYEWYQQLSDSSMTEINLTTEKVAEEIEKANLESITLPKVMALAQENGLFGKREESIRYAEQILAIHPQLTGAYFGYEPNADGQDAEFLEVAKGNDRNAADKNGRFLPYWYRDHNDDSEILLTPLVDMETSFYYQGVKNRALNVSEMENIALADELSEYYDANRSVEQLAANTVAMITEPYVYEGKLIVEQTYPIIIDGEFKGIAGVDRALTFLHDKLAELKPFKTAQFILVSRRGRVIAATMNDDWKAERVENLPMTEVILPFYKMTTNPDLQLFTDAEGKEVFYDAAKIPTGNWTLIMQVDKDEIYAPLRKHLTYMICISIFGLVITFVVLILLANSIAKRIGSAANLATQVAQGDLTAKVEVTAKDETGTLQKSIKTMIGNLNSLISQVKLSSIQLTSTATNISSNAKVQEKAVNEFEDSTNTIAVAVKEISATSRELSETMNGVTKNATETASLADAGRTELESMESVIEKLAEANTTISNKLTVINERAKNINNVVTTITTVADQTNLLSLNAAIEAEKAGQYGLGFSVVAREIRRLADQTAVATLDIDDMVKEMQSSVATGVVEMDNFTQQMKQGIDGVRQVSCQLSLIIKHVQELTSQFESVREGMNTQSVGAEQIDSAMIQLKDAAKSTSTSIGGFKQATVELQQSMQVLRKEVDKFDVDT, from the coding sequence GCTCGATGACAGAGATCAATTTGACAACGGAGAAAGTCGCGGAGGAAATTGAAAAAGCAAACCTTGAGTCCATTACACTGCCTAAAGTCATGGCACTCGCCCAGGAGAACGGCCTCTTTGGCAAACGCGAGGAAAGTATTCGTTATGCCGAACAGATCCTTGCGATACACCCTCAGCTGACTGGTGCCTACTTCGGCTATGAGCCCAACGCCGATGGGCAGGATGCAGAGTTTCTTGAAGTCGCAAAAGGCAACGACCGGAACGCTGCAGATAAAAATGGACGATTCCTCCCCTATTGGTATCGCGACCATAATGATGATTCGGAGATCCTCCTTACTCCGCTGGTGGATATGGAAACCAGTTTTTACTACCAAGGAGTCAAGAACCGTGCACTGAATGTTTCAGAAATGGAAAACATCGCGTTAGCGGACGAGCTAAGCGAATACTATGACGCGAATCGATCTGTAGAACAACTTGCTGCCAACACCGTGGCCATGATCACCGAACCTTACGTTTACGAAGGTAAACTGATCGTAGAGCAGACATATCCAATCATCATTGACGGCGAGTTCAAAGGCATTGCCGGTGTGGACCGCGCCCTTACCTTTCTCCATGATAAACTCGCAGAACTGAAACCGTTCAAAACTGCACAATTCATTCTTGTCAGTCGCCGCGGTCGGGTCATTGCCGCAACCATGAATGATGACTGGAAAGCAGAACGGGTAGAGAACTTGCCAATGACAGAGGTCATTCTGCCTTTCTACAAGATGACAACCAATCCCGACCTTCAGCTCTTCACAGATGCAGAGGGAAAGGAAGTCTTTTACGATGCGGCCAAGATCCCCACCGGAAACTGGACCCTGATCATGCAGGTCGACAAGGACGAAATCTACGCCCCATTGCGCAAGCATCTTACCTACATGATCTGCATCTCGATCTTTGGCCTCGTCATCACATTTGTCGTTCTTATCCTGCTTGCCAACTCGATCGCCAAACGCATTGGAAGTGCTGCCAATCTGGCAACCCAGGTTGCCCAGGGAGACTTGACCGCCAAAGTAGAAGTCACCGCCAAAGACGAAACAGGCACCCTGCAAAAATCGATCAAAACGATGATCGGCAATCTGAATTCACTCATCAGTCAGGTGAAACTTTCCAGTATTCAACTGACGTCCACGGCCACGAATATCTCGTCTAATGCCAAAGTGCAGGAAAAGGCCGTCAATGAATTTGAGGATTCTACGAACACAATTGCTGTAGCCGTAAAAGAGATCTCCGCCACATCGAGAGAACTTTCTGAAACAATGAATGGCGTAACCAAGAACGCAACGGAGACAGCAAGTCTGGCGGACGCCGGTCGGACTGAACTGGAAAGTATGGAGTCCGTGATTGAGAAACTGGCCGAAGCCAATACCACAATTTCCAACAAGCTTACGGTCATCAATGAGCGCGCGAAAAACATCAACAACGTTGTAACCACGATCACAACTGTTGCTGACCAAACCAATCTCCTTTCCCTCAACGCTGCCATCGAGGCTGAAAAAGCAGGTCAATACGGCCTTGGTTTCTCGGTTGTCGCGCGTGAGATACGTCGCCTGGCCGACCAGACAGCAGTCGCCACGCTTGATATTGATGATATGGTCAAGGAGATGCAGTCATCAGTCGCCACAGGCGTAGTGGAAATGGATAATTTCACCCAGCAGATGAAACAAGGCATTGATGGCGTTCGCCAGGTCAGTTGCCAGCTCAGCTTGATCATCAAACATGTCCAGGAGTTGACCAGCCAGTTTGAGTCTGTCCGCGAGGGCATGAACACCCAGTCAGTTGGAGCCGAGCAAATTGACTCTGCAATGATCCAATTGAAAGATGCTGCAAAATCCACTTCGACCTCAATTGGCGGCTTCAAACAAGCAACGGTCGAATTACAGCAGTCAATGCAAGTTCTCCGCAAGGAAGTTGACAAATTTGATGTCGACACGTGA